A segment of the Bacillus sp. SM2101 genome:
TCCTTAATTTTAGACTGTTTTCGCATCGATTGTTGCTTTTAGTCCTAAGAAATAAGTACGTACAAATCAAGTCATTCTCATTAAACATATAGTCAAAGTTTATTTGCTGCTGTCCTAAGTTAGTCTCAATACAACAAAGTTTACAAAAGGAGCCTTAATTATATTGTATTAAGAGCGATGTACAAATCAATTTGAGTGTTCGTTTAAAACAATGACTATCAGATAAACGTATGGGAAGATAGATTAACGAGGGGGAGTTAGATGATAATATATAAAAATCAATATGTTACAGTGTTTCAAAGTGCATTATTTCAAACGACATCAACAGTTATTGAACTTCCAGAATTTGTATTAGTTGTTGACCCGACATGGTTACCAGCTGAGGTAGAACAAATAAAAGAATATGTTTATCGAAATCAAGGCGATCGAAAGTTATATCTATTATTTACTCACTCGGACTGGGACCATATTATCGGATATGGGGCTTTTCCTGATGCAACGATCATTGCTAGTTTTGAGCTAGTAAACAAAGACCATAAGGAAAAGGTACGTATTCTTGAACAAATCTATTCTTTCGATGATAGGAACTACATTGAGAGAGGGTATGAAATTACTTATCCGAAAGTTAACCACGTCATTCAAGTGGATGGAGAGCAATTGCCTATAGAAGGTACAACACTTACTTTTTATAAAGCGCAAGGTCATACTGATTGTGGAATATTCACAGTTATTGAACCTCTAGGCATTTTTCTAGCAGGTGATTATCTTTCAAATTGCGAATTCCCTCTCATATACCATAGCAGTAAAGCGTATGAACTCACGCTAAATAAAGTAGACGGAATTTTAGAGCAGCACGATATCAAATTAATGATTCCAGGGCATGGGTCTGTAACTGAAGATAAGTCGATTATCAAACAAAGAAAACTAGAATCAATGACGTACATAAAACAGCTTAGAGCGTTGCTCCAGGAAAACAACAAGGAACAAATTGAAAAAATGATAGAGAAATATCGCTTTCCTAGAATGATGAAAGATTTCCATAAGGAAAACCAGCAATTATTAAGTAAAGAGCTAGGAATCTCATAACGTTAGCTGAATAGAACAAATACAGTGTACTAAGAAAGGACTTGAACATGGGTAATTACAAAGTAATTCTTTTTGATTTAGATGGAACACTTTCAGATCCTAAAATAGGCATAACCAAATCAGTTCAATATGCATTGAAGAACATGAATATTGTTGAGAATGATCTCGATAAGCTTGAATGCTTTATTGGTCCACCTTTACAAGTTTCTTTTGCAGATTATTATCATTTTGATGAGGAGAAAATTGAACGAGCAATTGAATTATATAGAGAGAGGTTCAAGGACAAGGGGATGTTTGAGAATGTCCTATATCCAAATGTTCCTAGCCTGTTAAGTCAACTTAAGGAACAAAATTATAAGTTAGTTGTAGCAACCTCAAAGCCGACAGTATTTGCAGAAAAGATACTCAACTACTTCCATATAGAACAGTTTTTCGACCTTGTAGTTGGTAGCAATCTTGATGGATCAAGGGCATCAAAAACAGAAATTATTCAGCACGTTTTAGATGAGTACAACGAAAATGAGCTGAATGATTTTATTATGATTGGTGACCGTAAGCATGATATAATCGGCGCGAATAATACTGGAATTGATTCCATAGGCGTCACATATGGTTACGGCTCATTTGAAGAACTGAGTATTGTTAAACCTACTTACATTGCAAATAATGTTGAAAAGATTAGGGAGATTTTTTTAGCGAATAAAGTTATATAAAACTCTTTCAAAAAGGTAAGACTCATCGGATATATAAAGTGTACCCTTTGTAAAGGACATTTTAAAAAAAGCCTAGGCTACATTAAGAAGGTGATCTCTGTATTGAACAGGGGTCATCTTCTTTAAATTCCATTGATATCTGTATTTATTGTAATAAATCATATATTGCTTAATTT
Coding sequences within it:
- a CDS encoding MBL fold metallo-hydrolase produces the protein MIIYKNQYVTVFQSALFQTTSTVIELPEFVLVVDPTWLPAEVEQIKEYVYRNQGDRKLYLLFTHSDWDHIIGYGAFPDATIIASFELVNKDHKEKVRILEQIYSFDDRNYIERGYEITYPKVNHVIQVDGEQLPIEGTTLTFYKAQGHTDCGIFTVIEPLGIFLAGDYLSNCEFPLIYHSSKAYELTLNKVDGILEQHDIKLMIPGHGSVTEDKSIIKQRKLESMTYIKQLRALLQENNKEQIEKMIEKYRFPRMMKDFHKENQQLLSKELGIS
- a CDS encoding HAD family hydrolase produces the protein MGNYKVILFDLDGTLSDPKIGITKSVQYALKNMNIVENDLDKLECFIGPPLQVSFADYYHFDEEKIERAIELYRERFKDKGMFENVLYPNVPSLLSQLKEQNYKLVVATSKPTVFAEKILNYFHIEQFFDLVVGSNLDGSRASKTEIIQHVLDEYNENELNDFIMIGDRKHDIIGANNTGIDSIGVTYGYGSFEELSIVKPTYIANNVEKIREIFLANKVI
- a CDS encoding IS3 family transposase — protein: IKQYMIYYNKYRYQWNLKKMTPVQYRDHLLNVA